Proteins encoded in a region of the Tripterygium wilfordii isolate XIE 37 chromosome 21, ASM1340144v1, whole genome shotgun sequence genome:
- the LOC119988920 gene encoding G-type lectin S-receptor-like serine/threonine-protein kinase At4g27290, with translation MKGFTIFCFWFSLFCVFVVSVTVDGDEIPLNGTLKDGETIASSDGYFELGFVGIGGSKNRYLGIWYSFSNETIVWIANREAPLNDSSGLLKFTPQGVLQLLNSANNVVWNSSLLRGARNPVAQLLVTGNLVVKEANDDDEDNYLWQSFDYLTDTFLPAVKFGVNLVTNTESLLRSWISPDNPSPGNSTTQMDTSGYPQIFIRKGKDIVFRSGPWNGIRFSGMPNLSPNPIYTYEFVMNEREIYYRYDLTNSSVFTRMMLNNEGIFQRLTWTSRTQGWNLYLTAQMDNCDNYGTCGVYGSCDINNSPACECLKGFTPKYPGDWESGDWSGGCVMKSNMTCGDGEGFRRISSVKLPDTRMAWFNRTIDLRECELTCLRNCSCKAYSTLDISNGTGCLQWYGDLIDIREYTETGQDFFLKLPASELDTSRSSDTKRVVLFIVIPVVAMGFIFLGVYLLLFMRKKKLRREEGMSMRQIEREYMDESRQKDLELPLFDFTTIVTATKNFSDYNKLGEGGYGPVYKGTLKDGQEIAVKRLSKESTQGLDEFKNEVLCIAKLQHRNLVKLLGCCIQMEEKMLIYEYMPNKSLDAFIFDKKQSALLDWPTRLRIINGIARGLLYLHQDSRLRIIHRDLKASNILLDYDMNPKISDFGLARSFGGNETQANTKRVVGTYGYMSPEYAIDGLFSLKSDVFSFGVLVLEIVHGQRNRGFFHPDHKHNLLGHAWRLYKEERTWEFLDDSLMNSSDSIMFEALRAIRISLLCVQQNPEDRPNISQVVLMLSSNIALGQPKEPGFFNERNPFGQESSSSKVDSCSANEMTITMFAAR, from the exons ATGAAAGGGTTTACAATATTCTGCTTTTGGTTCTCTCTGTTCTGTGTATTTGTAGTCTCTGTAACTGTTGATGGTGATGAAATCCCTCTAAATGGGACTCTCAAAGATGGAGAAACAATAGCTTCTTCTGATGGATATTTCGAATTGGGTTTCGTCGGTATTGGAGGCTCAAAGAACAGGTACTTGGGGATCTGGTATAGTTTCTCTAATGAAACAATTGTGTGGATTGCGAACAGAGAAGCTCCGCTCAACGATTCATCGGGGCTTTTGAAATTCACACCCCAGGGAGTCCTTCAACTTCTCAATAGCGCAAATAATGTTGTGTGGAATTCAAGCCTATTACGAGGAGCTCGAAACCCAGTAGCGCAGCTATTGGTGACCGGAAATCTTGTTGTTAAAGAAGCAAATGATGACGATGAAGACAACTATTTGTGGCAGAGTTTTGATTACTTGACTGATACATTTCTACCAGCAGTGAAGTTTGGGGTTAATTTGGTTACCAACACTGAATCACTCTTGAGGTCATGGATTAGTCCGGACAATCCTTCACCAGGAAATTCGACGACCCAGATGGATACAAGTGGGTATCCCCAAATCTTTATTAGGAAAGGTAAAGATATTGTTTTTAGATCTGGTCCATGGAATGGAATTAGGTTTAGTGGAATGCCTAATTTAAGCCCAAACCCAATTTACACTTATGAGTTTGTGATGAATGAGAGAGAGATTTATTACAGATATGATCTTACCAATAGTTCTGTTTTTACTCGGATGATGTTGAACAATGAAGGTATATTTCAGCGGCTCACATGGACTTCCCGAACGCAGGGTTGGAATTTATACTTGACAGCACAAATGGATAACTGTGACAATTATGGGACTTGTGGTGTTTATGGTAGTTGTGACATAAACAATTCTCCGGCTTGCGAGTGCTTGAAAGGGTTTACGCCCAAGTATCCAGGAGATTGGGAGTCTGGGGATTGGTCTGGTGGGTGTGTGATGAAGAGTAACATGACTTGTGGGGATGGAGAGGGGTTTAGGAGGATTTCAAGTGTGAAGTTACCTGATACAAGGATGGCTTGGTTTAATAGGACTATTGACTTAAGAGAGTGCGAATTAACTTGTTTGAGGAACTGTTCTTGTAAAGCTTATTCAACTTTGGATATCAGTAACGGGACTGGATGCTTGCAATGGTATGGAGACCTGATTGATATCAGGGAGTACACCGAAACTGGGcaagatttctttctcaaattgCCTGCTTCAGAATTAG ATACAAGTAGAAGTTCTGACACAAAGAGAGTAGTGTTGTTCATAGTCATCCCTGTAGTAGCTATGGGATTTATTTTCCTTGGAGTATATCTACTCTTGTTCATGAGGAAAAAGAAGCTCAGGAGAGAAG AAGGGATGTCTATGCGTCAAATAGAAAGAGAGTACATGGATGAAAGCCGGCAAAAAGACTTAGAGCTTCCACTGTTCGACTTTACTACCATAGTTACTGCAACTAAAAATTTCTCTGATTATAATAAGCTTGGAGAGGGTGGATATGGACCTGTTTACAAG GGCACGTTGAAAGATGGACAAGAAATAGCTGTGAAGAGGCTTTCAAAGGAATCTACACAAGGGCTTGATGAATTCAAGAATGAAGTCCTATGTATTGCTAAACTTCAACACCGAAACCTTGTGAAGCTTCTAGGTTGTTGCattcaaatggaagaaaagatGTTGATCTATgaatacatgccaaataaaagcTTGGACGCCTTTATTTTTG ATAAGAAGCAAAGTGCATTACTAGACTGGCCTACACGCTTACGTATAATCAACGGGATTGCTCGGGGTCTTCTTTATCTTCATCAAGATTCAAGGTTAAGAATCATTCATCGAGATCTAAAAGCTAGCAATATATTACTGGACTACGATATGAACCCGAAAATTTCAGACTTTGGCTTGGCTAGAAGCTTTGGAGGAAATGAAACTCAAGCAAACACGAAAAGAGTGGTTGGAACATA TGGCTACATGTCACCAGAATATGCAATTGATGGGCTATTCTCATTGAAATCCGACGTATTTAGCTTTGGAGTATTGGTGCTAGAGATAGTGCATGGACAGAGAAACAGGGGATTCTTTCATCCAGACCACAAGCACAACCTTCTTGGTCAT GCATGGAGACTGTATAAAGAAGAGAGGACTTGGGAATTTTTGGATGATTCTTTAATGAACAGTTCAGACTCTATCATGTTTGAAGCGTTACGAGCGATCCGGATCAGTCTATTATGTGTTCAACAAAATCCGGAAGACAGACCGAACATTTCACAGGTGGTTCTGATGTTGAGCAGCAACATTGCACTGGGTCAGCCTAAAGAGCCTGGTTTTTTCAATGAGAGGAATCCATTTGGACAAGAGTCCTCTTCGAGCAAGGTCGATTCTTGCTCGGCTAATGAAATGACCATTACGATGTTTGCAGCTCgatag
- the LOC119988921 gene encoding transcription factor bHLH123-like isoform X2 codes for MRGESSLSIIGFSIGVVIGVLLAILAFFCVRYHRKRSQIGNSSSRRAVTLPIRENGADSCIILSDSTIDPESPMKSGRNGMSSWLEGFKKSNGVSMSGIPAHPYNCRGCASLCLCAEACALCAFDNYILHIFAYSLKATTYTHRDLEKALIGKAASGPVYKAQMSTGEIVAVKMLATDSKQGETEFQTKFLRGTTSPPKQQSQLHFSNNAPSRNRSASSMTDVRPGFFPTLQPQFPTPSFNEKPKQNISLEVGDSRSVAVKKTSNESASERPKRKNSTPLPPFKVRKEKMGDKITALHQLVSPFGKTDTTSVLSEAIEYIKFLHDQVTVLSIPYMKSGAPIHHQQQQSCDKSEDSEGPKQDLRSRGLCLVPISSTFPVTHETAACTPTFGATFR; via the exons ATGAGAGGGGAGTCATCTTTATCGATTATTGGGTTTTCCATAGGTGTGGTGATCGGTGTGCTATTGGCTATTTTGGCGTTCTTCTGTGTTAGGTACCATAGGAAGCGGTCACAGATAGGGAATAGCAGTTCCAGGAGGGCAGTGACTCTTCCCATCAGAGAAAATGGTGCTGATTCATGTATTATACTTTCAGACTCAACTATTGATCCCGAATCACCAATGAAATCGGGACGCAATGGCATGTCGTCCTGGCTTGAAGGATTCAAGAAAAGCAATGGCGTCTCCATGTCTGGGATACCGGCGCATCCTTACAA TTGCAGAGGCTGCGCCTCGCTATGCCTGTGCGCCGAGGCTTGCGCTTTGTGCGCTTTTGACAACTATATACTTCATATATTTGCGTATTCTCTTAAAGCAACTACCTACACACACAG GGATCTGGAGAAGGCCTTAATAGGAAAAGCAGCATCTGGTCCAGTTTACAAAGCTCAGATGTCAACTGGTGAGATTGTAGCTGTTAAAATGCTTGCAACAGATTCTAAGCAAGGGGAGACAGAGTTCCAGACAAAG TTCTTGAGAGGTACTACTTCACCTCCTAAGCAGCAAAGCCAGTTGCACTTCTCCAACAATGCGCCGTCTCGGAACAGGTCTGCCAGCTCCATGACCGATGTGAGACCCGGATTCTTCCCAACATTGCAACCTCAATTTCCGACACCGAGTTTCAATGAGAAACCAAAG CAGAACATATCTCTTGAAGTTGGAGACTCAAGATCAGTGGCGGTGAAGAAAACTAGTAATGAATCAGCATCCGAAAGGCCTAAAAGGAAAAATTCAACGCCTTTGCCACCATTTAAG gtgAGGAAAGAGAAGATGGGGGACAAAATCACTGCACTTCATCAATTGGTTTCACCTTTTGGAAAG ACTGATACAACTTCAGTGCTCTCTGAAGCCATTGAATACATCAAATTCCTCCATGATCAGGTCACT GTTTTAAGCATACCATACATGAAAAGTGGAGCTCCCATacaccatcaacaacaacag AGTTGTGACAAATCTGAGGACTCTGAAGGACCAAAGCAAGACCTTAGAAGTAGAGGACTATGTCTAGTCCCAATTTCAAGCACTTTTCCAGTCACTCATGAAACTGCTGCATGTACACCAACATTTGGAGCAACTTTCAG ATAG
- the LOC119988921 gene encoding transcription factor bHLH123-like isoform X4 has product MRGESSLSIIGFSIGVVIGVLLAILAFFCVRYHRKRSQIGNSSSRRAVTLPIRENGADSCIILSDSTIDPESPMKSGRNGMSSWLEGFKKSNGVSMSGIPAHPYNCRGCASLCLCAEACALCAFDNYILHIFAYSLKATTYTHRDLEKALIGKAASGPVYKAQMSTGEIVAVKMLATDSKQGETEFQTKFLRGTTSPPKQQSQLHFSNNAPSRNRSASSMTDVRPGFFPTLQPQFPTPSFNEKPKQNISLEVGDSRSVAVKKTSNESASERPKRKNSTPLPPFKVRKEKMGDKITALHQLVSPFGKTDTTSVLSEAIEYIKFLHDQVLSIPYMKSGAPIHHQQQQSCDKSEDSEGPKQDLRSRGLCLVPISSTFPVTHETAACTPTFGATFR; this is encoded by the exons ATGAGAGGGGAGTCATCTTTATCGATTATTGGGTTTTCCATAGGTGTGGTGATCGGTGTGCTATTGGCTATTTTGGCGTTCTTCTGTGTTAGGTACCATAGGAAGCGGTCACAGATAGGGAATAGCAGTTCCAGGAGGGCAGTGACTCTTCCCATCAGAGAAAATGGTGCTGATTCATGTATTATACTTTCAGACTCAACTATTGATCCCGAATCACCAATGAAATCGGGACGCAATGGCATGTCGTCCTGGCTTGAAGGATTCAAGAAAAGCAATGGCGTCTCCATGTCTGGGATACCGGCGCATCCTTACAA TTGCAGAGGCTGCGCCTCGCTATGCCTGTGCGCCGAGGCTTGCGCTTTGTGCGCTTTTGACAACTATATACTTCATATATTTGCGTATTCTCTTAAAGCAACTACCTACACACACAG GGATCTGGAGAAGGCCTTAATAGGAAAAGCAGCATCTGGTCCAGTTTACAAAGCTCAGATGTCAACTGGTGAGATTGTAGCTGTTAAAATGCTTGCAACAGATTCTAAGCAAGGGGAGACAGAGTTCCAGACAAAG TTCTTGAGAGGTACTACTTCACCTCCTAAGCAGCAAAGCCAGTTGCACTTCTCCAACAATGCGCCGTCTCGGAACAGGTCTGCCAGCTCCATGACCGATGTGAGACCCGGATTCTTCCCAACATTGCAACCTCAATTTCCGACACCGAGTTTCAATGAGAAACCAAAG CAGAACATATCTCTTGAAGTTGGAGACTCAAGATCAGTGGCGGTGAAGAAAACTAGTAATGAATCAGCATCCGAAAGGCCTAAAAGGAAAAATTCAACGCCTTTGCCACCATTTAAG gtgAGGAAAGAGAAGATGGGGGACAAAATCACTGCACTTCATCAATTGGTTTCACCTTTTGGAAAG ACTGATACAACTTCAGTGCTCTCTGAAGCCATTGAATACATCAAATTCCTCCATGATCAG GTTTTAAGCATACCATACATGAAAAGTGGAGCTCCCATacaccatcaacaacaacag AGTTGTGACAAATCTGAGGACTCTGAAGGACCAAAGCAAGACCTTAGAAGTAGAGGACTATGTCTAGTCCCAATTTCAAGCACTTTTCCAGTCACTCATGAAACTGCTGCATGTACACCAACATTTGGAGCAACTTTCAGGTAG
- the LOC119988921 gene encoding transcription factor bHLH123-like isoform X3, with protein MRGESSLSIIGFSIGVVIGVLLAILAFFCVRYHRKRSQIGNSSSRRAVTLPIRENGADSCIILSDSTIDPESPMKSGRNGMSSWLEGFKKSNGVSMSGIPAHPYNCRGCASLCLCAEACALCAFDNYILHIFAYSLKATTYTHRDLEKALIGKAASGPVYKAQMSTGEIVAVKMLATDSKQGETEFQTKFLRGTTSPPKQQSQLHFSNNAPSRNRSASSMTDVRPGFFPTLQPQFPTPSFNEKPKNISLEVGDSRSVAVKKTSNESASERPKRKNSTPLPPFKVRKEKMGDKITALHQLVSPFGKTDTTSVLSEAIEYIKFLHDQVTVLSIPYMKSGAPIHHQQQQSCDKSEDSEGPKQDLRSRGLCLVPISSTFPVTHETAACTPTFGATFR; from the exons ATGAGAGGGGAGTCATCTTTATCGATTATTGGGTTTTCCATAGGTGTGGTGATCGGTGTGCTATTGGCTATTTTGGCGTTCTTCTGTGTTAGGTACCATAGGAAGCGGTCACAGATAGGGAATAGCAGTTCCAGGAGGGCAGTGACTCTTCCCATCAGAGAAAATGGTGCTGATTCATGTATTATACTTTCAGACTCAACTATTGATCCCGAATCACCAATGAAATCGGGACGCAATGGCATGTCGTCCTGGCTTGAAGGATTCAAGAAAAGCAATGGCGTCTCCATGTCTGGGATACCGGCGCATCCTTACAA TTGCAGAGGCTGCGCCTCGCTATGCCTGTGCGCCGAGGCTTGCGCTTTGTGCGCTTTTGACAACTATATACTTCATATATTTGCGTATTCTCTTAAAGCAACTACCTACACACACAG GGATCTGGAGAAGGCCTTAATAGGAAAAGCAGCATCTGGTCCAGTTTACAAAGCTCAGATGTCAACTGGTGAGATTGTAGCTGTTAAAATGCTTGCAACAGATTCTAAGCAAGGGGAGACAGAGTTCCAGACAAAG TTCTTGAGAGGTACTACTTCACCTCCTAAGCAGCAAAGCCAGTTGCACTTCTCCAACAATGCGCCGTCTCGGAACAGGTCTGCCAGCTCCATGACCGATGTGAGACCCGGATTCTTCCCAACATTGCAACCTCAATTTCCGACACCGAGTTTCAATGAGAAACCAAAG AACATATCTCTTGAAGTTGGAGACTCAAGATCAGTGGCGGTGAAGAAAACTAGTAATGAATCAGCATCCGAAAGGCCTAAAAGGAAAAATTCAACGCCTTTGCCACCATTTAAG gtgAGGAAAGAGAAGATGGGGGACAAAATCACTGCACTTCATCAATTGGTTTCACCTTTTGGAAAG ACTGATACAACTTCAGTGCTCTCTGAAGCCATTGAATACATCAAATTCCTCCATGATCAGGTCACT GTTTTAAGCATACCATACATGAAAAGTGGAGCTCCCATacaccatcaacaacaacag AGTTGTGACAAATCTGAGGACTCTGAAGGACCAAAGCAAGACCTTAGAAGTAGAGGACTATGTCTAGTCCCAATTTCAAGCACTTTTCCAGTCACTCATGAAACTGCTGCATGTACACCAACATTTGGAGCAACTTTCAGGTAG
- the LOC119988921 gene encoding transcription factor bHLH123-like isoform X5: MRGESSLSIIGFSIGVVIGVLLAILAFFCVRYHRKRSQIGNSSSRRAVTLPIRENGADSCIILSDSTIDPESPMKSGRNGMSSWLEGFKKSNGVSMSGIPAHPYKDLEKALIGKAASGPVYKAQMSTGEIVAVKMLATDSKQGETEFQTKFLRGTTSPPKQQSQLHFSNNAPSRNRSASSMTDVRPGFFPTLQPQFPTPSFNEKPKQNISLEVGDSRSVAVKKTSNESASERPKRKNSTPLPPFKVRKEKMGDKITALHQLVSPFGKTDTTSVLSEAIEYIKFLHDQVTVLSIPYMKSGAPIHHQQQQSCDKSEDSEGPKQDLRSRGLCLVPISSTFPVTHETAACTPTFGATFR; this comes from the exons ATGAGAGGGGAGTCATCTTTATCGATTATTGGGTTTTCCATAGGTGTGGTGATCGGTGTGCTATTGGCTATTTTGGCGTTCTTCTGTGTTAGGTACCATAGGAAGCGGTCACAGATAGGGAATAGCAGTTCCAGGAGGGCAGTGACTCTTCCCATCAGAGAAAATGGTGCTGATTCATGTATTATACTTTCAGACTCAACTATTGATCCCGAATCACCAATGAAATCGGGACGCAATGGCATGTCGTCCTGGCTTGAAGGATTCAAGAAAAGCAATGGCGTCTCCATGTCTGGGATACCGGCGCATCCTTACAA GGATCTGGAGAAGGCCTTAATAGGAAAAGCAGCATCTGGTCCAGTTTACAAAGCTCAGATGTCAACTGGTGAGATTGTAGCTGTTAAAATGCTTGCAACAGATTCTAAGCAAGGGGAGACAGAGTTCCAGACAAAG TTCTTGAGAGGTACTACTTCACCTCCTAAGCAGCAAAGCCAGTTGCACTTCTCCAACAATGCGCCGTCTCGGAACAGGTCTGCCAGCTCCATGACCGATGTGAGACCCGGATTCTTCCCAACATTGCAACCTCAATTTCCGACACCGAGTTTCAATGAGAAACCAAAG CAGAACATATCTCTTGAAGTTGGAGACTCAAGATCAGTGGCGGTGAAGAAAACTAGTAATGAATCAGCATCCGAAAGGCCTAAAAGGAAAAATTCAACGCCTTTGCCACCATTTAAG gtgAGGAAAGAGAAGATGGGGGACAAAATCACTGCACTTCATCAATTGGTTTCACCTTTTGGAAAG ACTGATACAACTTCAGTGCTCTCTGAAGCCATTGAATACATCAAATTCCTCCATGATCAGGTCACT GTTTTAAGCATACCATACATGAAAAGTGGAGCTCCCATacaccatcaacaacaacag AGTTGTGACAAATCTGAGGACTCTGAAGGACCAAAGCAAGACCTTAGAAGTAGAGGACTATGTCTAGTCCCAATTTCAAGCACTTTTCCAGTCACTCATGAAACTGCTGCATGTACACCAACATTTGGAGCAACTTTCAGGTAG
- the LOC119988921 gene encoding transcription factor bHLH123-like isoform X1 → MRGESSLSIIGFSIGVVIGVLLAILAFFCVRYHRKRSQIGNSSSRRAVTLPIRENGADSCIILSDSTIDPESPMKSGRNGMSSWLEGFKKSNGVSMSGIPAHPYNCRGCASLCLCAEACALCAFDNYILHIFAYSLKATTYTHRDLEKALIGKAASGPVYKAQMSTGEIVAVKMLATDSKQGETEFQTKFLRGTTSPPKQQSQLHFSNNAPSRNRSASSMTDVRPGFFPTLQPQFPTPSFNEKPKQNISLEVGDSRSVAVKKTSNESASERPKRKNSTPLPPFKVRKEKMGDKITALHQLVSPFGKTDTTSVLSEAIEYIKFLHDQVTVLSIPYMKSGAPIHHQQQQSCDKSEDSEGPKQDLRSRGLCLVPISSTFPVTHETAACTPTFGATFR, encoded by the exons ATGAGAGGGGAGTCATCTTTATCGATTATTGGGTTTTCCATAGGTGTGGTGATCGGTGTGCTATTGGCTATTTTGGCGTTCTTCTGTGTTAGGTACCATAGGAAGCGGTCACAGATAGGGAATAGCAGTTCCAGGAGGGCAGTGACTCTTCCCATCAGAGAAAATGGTGCTGATTCATGTATTATACTTTCAGACTCAACTATTGATCCCGAATCACCAATGAAATCGGGACGCAATGGCATGTCGTCCTGGCTTGAAGGATTCAAGAAAAGCAATGGCGTCTCCATGTCTGGGATACCGGCGCATCCTTACAA TTGCAGAGGCTGCGCCTCGCTATGCCTGTGCGCCGAGGCTTGCGCTTTGTGCGCTTTTGACAACTATATACTTCATATATTTGCGTATTCTCTTAAAGCAACTACCTACACACACAG GGATCTGGAGAAGGCCTTAATAGGAAAAGCAGCATCTGGTCCAGTTTACAAAGCTCAGATGTCAACTGGTGAGATTGTAGCTGTTAAAATGCTTGCAACAGATTCTAAGCAAGGGGAGACAGAGTTCCAGACAAAG TTCTTGAGAGGTACTACTTCACCTCCTAAGCAGCAAAGCCAGTTGCACTTCTCCAACAATGCGCCGTCTCGGAACAGGTCTGCCAGCTCCATGACCGATGTGAGACCCGGATTCTTCCCAACATTGCAACCTCAATTTCCGACACCGAGTTTCAATGAGAAACCAAAG CAGAACATATCTCTTGAAGTTGGAGACTCAAGATCAGTGGCGGTGAAGAAAACTAGTAATGAATCAGCATCCGAAAGGCCTAAAAGGAAAAATTCAACGCCTTTGCCACCATTTAAG gtgAGGAAAGAGAAGATGGGGGACAAAATCACTGCACTTCATCAATTGGTTTCACCTTTTGGAAAG ACTGATACAACTTCAGTGCTCTCTGAAGCCATTGAATACATCAAATTCCTCCATGATCAGGTCACT GTTTTAAGCATACCATACATGAAAAGTGGAGCTCCCATacaccatcaacaacaacag AGTTGTGACAAATCTGAGGACTCTGAAGGACCAAAGCAAGACCTTAGAAGTAGAGGACTATGTCTAGTCCCAATTTCAAGCACTTTTCCAGTCACTCATGAAACTGCTGCATGTACACCAACATTTGGAGCAACTTTCAGGTAG
- the LOC119988668 gene encoding uncharacterized protein LOC119988668, producing the protein MDPLSSAYMAQTRNPKTQPEPKPVYKPEHLAILLHSKRPKPSNPYTPINNSHHAYCSNSSSVLQREAPIAGRYVSKRERAILGSVSQVPVQNPDPNRDTPLSSSPGLCEAYTS; encoded by the coding sequence ATGGATCCTCTGAGCAGCGCCTATATGGCTCAGACGAGGAACCCCAAAACCCAACCGGAACCAAAACCCGTATACAAGCCAGAACACCTTGCGATATTGCTTCATTCGAAACGACCCAAACCCAGTAACCCGTATACACCAATCAACAATTCCCACCATGCTTATTGCTCGAACTCCTCTTCGGTTCTTCAACGAGAAGCTCCGATTGCCGGAAGGTACGTGTCCAAGCGTGAACGAGCAATCTTGGGTTCGGTTTCTCAAGTGCCCGTCCAGAACCCAGATCCTAATCGGGATACTCCACTCTCCTCTTCGCCTG